The bacterium genomic sequence TACTATTTGAAGATTCTGGACAGTTGTTTTTCTATTTCCCATATGCCCACTCATCTTCTTGCCTTTAAAAACTCTTGCTGCATCTGTTCCGCCAATTGAACCAGGCGCCCTATGAGACATTGAACCGTGAGTTGATGGTCCACCTCTAAAATTATGTCTTTTCATTACACCCTGAAAACCTTTACCTATAGATTTTCCTGTTACATCAACAAAATCTCCCTCTTTAAAGATATCTACGGTTAATTTTTGACCAATCTCAATATTTTGCAAAGATTGTTCGTCCTTTAACCTAAACTCTTTTAACATTCTACATAATGGAAGATTGTTCTTCTTAAAAAAGTTGAGTAGTGGCTTAATCAGTTTCTTTTCTGAAACTTCATTATAGCCGAGTTGAACAGATGTGTATCCATCTTTCTCTTTATTCTTGATACCTGTCACGTAGCAAGGTCCTGTTTCAACGACCACTACAGGTATAACCTCACCTGTTGGACCAAAAATGTGGCTCATTCCTATTTTTTTACCTATTAACCCTATACTCATTTTCCCCTCAATTAAGTTTCATTTCAACTTCTACGCCAGCAGGCAAATTTAGTTTTCCCAAAGAGTCTACTGTCCTTGCAGTTGAATCCATAATATCTATAAGTCTTTTGTGAATCCTAATTTCAAATTGTTCTCTACTGTTTTTGTTTACATGAGGAGATCTTAGTACAGTATAAATCTCTTTTTTAGTAGGTAGAGGAATAGGTCCCACAATTTTCACGCCTGATCTTCTCGCAAGTTCTACTATCTCTTCCACAGATTTATCCAGAAGTCTGCTGTCAAAAGATTTTAGTTTTATACGGATTCTTTTGTTGTTCATTTTTGCCTTCTTTTTTGTTTATTTTATTGTTTCACTTTCTACAAAAATAATATTATACCTTTTTTTTTTGAAAAAAGCAACCTTTATTCTAATTTTATG encodes the following:
- the rplC gene encoding 50S ribosomal protein L3, with amino-acid sequence MSIGLIGKKIGMSHIFGPTGEVIPVVVVETGPCYVTGIKNKEKDGYTSVQLGYNEVSEKKLIKPLLNFFKKNNLPLCRMLKEFRLKDEQSLQNIEIGQKLTVDIFKEGDFVDVTGKSIGKGFQGVMKRHNFRGGPSTHGSMSHRAPGSIGGTDAARVFKGKKMSGHMGNRKTTVQNLQIVKIIPESHLILIKGAVPGSVGNYIIIKKALKK
- the rpsJ gene encoding 30S ribosomal protein S10 — encoded protein: MNNKRIRIKLKSFDSRLLDKSVEEIVELARRSGVKIVGPIPLPTKKEIYTVLRSPHVNKNSREQFEIRIHKRLIDIMDSTARTVDSLGKLNLPAGVEVEMKLN